From the genome of Longispora fulva:
TCGGCATGGGAGGAGTCGGCAAGACCACGCTCGCCCTGCGCGCGGCGCACCGAGCGGCCAACCGGTTCCCCGACGGCCAGCTCTACGCCACCCTGCGCGGCTCGACGACGTCGCCCGCCCGGCCCGACGACCTGCTCGCGACACTGCTCATGTCGCTCGGCGTGGCCGGATCGGCGGTGCCCGACGGACTCGAGGAGCGCGCGGCGCTGTACCGCAGCCGGCTGGCCGGACGACGCGTGCTGATCGTGCTCGACGACGCCGCCGCCGTGAGCCAGGTGCGTCCACTGCTCCCCGGAACGCCGCCCAGCGCGGTGATCGTCACCAGCCGGGACCGGCTCAGCGCGTTGGCCGAGGCGCGGACCGTCGCCGTCGATGTCCTCGGCGACTCCGACGCGCTGCGCCTGCTCCGGCGCATGGCCGGCGAGCGGTGGGCCGGCGCGGACCCCGACGCCGTGCGCGACATCCTCGACACGTGCGCCGGCGTACCGCTGGCCCTGAGGGTGGTCGGCGCCCGGCTCGCATCGCGCCCCGACCGTCCGCTCGGCTGGTTGGCGGAGCGGCTTTCCGACTCCCGCCGACGCCTCGATGAGCTGCGCACCGGCGACCTGGCCGTACGTAGTTCGTTGATGCTCAGCTACGACGGCACCTCCCCACAGGCCCGCCGAGCGCTGCGCCTGCTCGCCCTGCTCGACGTGAACGACGTCGCCGACTGGGTGGTCGCTGCCCTGCTCGACACCACCACCGCCGAAGCTGAGTCCCTCGTCGATGTTCTGGTCGACGCCCACCTCGTCGAGCCGAACGGCACCGACGCCACCGGCTCGCCCCGGTACCGGCTGCACGACCTGGTCCGGCTCTTCGCGCGCGAGCGGGCGTATGCCACCGACACCCGCGCCATCCGGGGCGCCGCGATCTCCCGGGCAGTCGGCGCGTGGCTGACCCTCGCCGAGGCGGCCGACGTCAGGCTGTCCTGTCGGTACCTGAGCCGGCGAATCGGCCCGGCGCACCGGTGGCCGGTCGAACCGCACATCGCCGAGCGGCTCGCCGCCGCACCGGAGGAGTGGTTCGCCGCGGAGCGGGCCAACTTGCTTGCCGCGATCGACCACGCGGCGTCGGCCGGCGACGGCGTCCAGGCATGGAACCTCGCCGACGCGGCGCTCGGCTTCTACGAGATGCGTGACCTGCGCGACGACTGGCTGCGCAGCCACGAGACCGCGTGGAAAGCCTGCTCGGACTCCGACATGTTGGGGCGCGCCGTGCTGGCCCGCAACCTGGCCTACCGGGCGAGCGCCGCGCACGTCTGCGACCTGCCGAGGCTGCGCAAGTACGCCGAACAGTCCCATGACGCGTTCGCGCGGCTCGGCGACGATGGCGGCCGCGCCGAGGCGCTGGTGCTGCGGGCGGAGGTGCACCGGGCGTCCGGCGAGCAGCAGCTGGCCGCGCGGCTCTTCCGCGGCGCGCTGGCGCTCGCCGCCGACGCCGGCGACAAGCTCGTCGCGAGCGTCGCGCACAACGAGATGGCGCTGCTGCTGCGCGAATGCGGCAAGGCGGCCGAGGCGGCCCGGCACTACGAGGAGAGCCTGCGGCTGTGCGCGGCGCACGGCAACCGGCGCCCGCGCTACACGGCACTGCGCATGCTGGCGATGACAGCCGCCCAAGCCGGCGATGCCGCTAGCGCGGAGGCGCTGTTCGACGAGGCGCTCGCGATCGCGCGTG
Proteins encoded in this window:
- a CDS encoding AfsR/SARP family transcriptional regulator, which encodes MDAADLGEPVRVQLLGRLRVWRGATEIAVRPGQQRAIVALLALANGQPVRRDQLIGALWTSATIPAGAWNVVQTHVKRLRSALEPDRTARQSSRLLPRAGDGYALRVEDGAVDLHHFAQLTARARDAQREGNAADAFALLRQAQLGWCTPLTDVPLLADHPAVADTVRQRWLSIGWFAAAALDLGRAGDVLALVDEAAREHPLDEDAQARLIRVYRALGRRDEAMASFREVRARLVDELGVEPGAQLHEAYQGLLEPTPTVSEGTVAASPRIAQLPADIPDFTGRRDELAILEALLGEQEPAPGTPDADRVPTVIALVGMGGVGKTTLALRAAHRAANRFPDGQLYATLRGSTTSPARPDDLLATLLMSLGVAGSAVPDGLEERAALYRSRLAGRRVLIVLDDAAAVSQVRPLLPGTPPSAVIVTSRDRLSALAEARTVAVDVLGDSDALRLLRRMAGERWAGADPDAVRDILDTCAGVPLALRVVGARLASRPDRPLGWLAERLSDSRRRLDELRTGDLAVRSSLMLSYDGTSPQARRALRLLALLDVNDVADWVVAALLDTTTAEAESLVDVLVDAHLVEPNGTDATGSPRYRLHDLVRLFARERAYATDTRAIRGAAISRAVGAWLTLAEAADVRLSCRYLSRRIGPAHRWPVEPHIAERLAAAPEEWFAAERANLLAAIDHAASAGDGVQAWNLADAALGFYEMRDLRDDWLRSHETAWKACSDSDMLGRAVLARNLAYRASAAHVCDLPRLRKYAEQSHDAFARLGDDGGRAEALVLRAEVHRASGEQQLAARLFRGALALAADAGDKLVASVAHNEMALLLRECGKAAEAARHYEESLRLCAAHGNRRPRYTALRMLAMTAAQAGDAASAEALFDEALAIARAMGSPVKQAAVLRELGGFLLKLGRLDGAGKALDAALELAVPAGVEVERAFTIRWSGVLDLRRGQSERARAQLYEAVEIFERAGLAYPTALALRDLGVALVACGDVDGARESWSRARQMYVQLANAAAITEIDALCSGLVVRRV